The Cellulomonas shaoxiangyii sequence CGTCCCACACCAGCTCCACGTCCGGGGAGCGCGGGCCGGACGACGAGCCGAACACCTCGACGCGCTCCGGCGCGCGCCACGCCGCCACGTCGACGCCGGCACCGGCCAGCGCCTGGGCCAACGGGCCCCGCGGGTCGTGCCGCGGGTCGAGGACACCCAGCGTGCCGAACGGGTCGTCGAGCCGGTACGCGTCGGCGGCGTGCAGCACCACCGGCACGTCCCACGCCGCCGCCAGCCCCGGGGCGTCCCAGGTGTGGTCGGCGTGGCCGTGGGTCGCCAGGACCGCACGGGGCCGCAGGCCGCGCTGCGCGACGAGCGCGCGCACCTGCGGCCCGACGCCCGCACCGGCGTCGACGACGACGCACGACCCGTCCGCGCCGACCACGACCGAGCAGCGCGCGCCGAACACCGGTGCCACCACCGTGAGGATCTCCATGCCTCGCACGCTAGACCGGGCGGGGGCCGCCGTGCGCCGTCCGTGCGACGCTCGTGCCGCACGGCGTATGCGGTCGCCGCGCCGCGCCGCGCCCTGCCTAGACTGTCCCGGGTCCGGCGCGGGTCCGGACGGCGGTGCGGCCACGGGGCCGCCGGCACGACGACGAGGGGTGGCGGTGAACTCCAAGCGCGAGTACGAGCGGCGCCGGTACGAGAAGTGGCAGGCCCGGCAGGCCGCCGCGGACGCACGCCGCAAGCGTCAGCGGGTGATCGCCGCGTCCCTCGTGGGAGCGCTCGTGATCGGCACCGGCGTCGTGGCCGCGTTGACGCTCACCCAGGACGACGCGGCGCCGCAGACCGCGGAGACCGCCACGACGGCGCCGACGCCCGCTCCCACGTACCCCGCCCGCACCGGCAACGGCGGCGTGGTCCCGGACGCGGCCACGGCCGAGGGGCGCACCTGGACCGGGACCATCACGACGTCGGCCGGTCCGGTCGAGGTGGAGCTCGACGGCGCCGCCGCGCCACAGGCCGTCGCCAACTTCGTGACGCTCGCCGCCGAGGGCTACTTCGACGGCACCCTGTGCCACCGTCTCGTCCCCGCGGGCATCTTCGTGCTCCAGTGCGGCGACCCGACGGCGACGGGCACGGGCGGGCCGGGGTACAGCTGGGGCCCGGTCGAGAACGCGCCGGCCGACGACGTCTACCCCGCCGGCACCCTCGCCATGGCGCGCGTCGGCAACGACGCCCAGTCGATGGGCAGCCAGTTCTTCCTCGTCTACGAGGACTCGACCATCCCGTCCGACACGGCGGGTGGCTACACCGTGTTCGGCCGCATCACGTCCGGGTTGGACGTCGTGCAGGCCATCGCTGACGCCGGGACGCAGCCGGGCTCCGAGCGGCCCGTCCAGGACGTCATCATCGAGGGAGTGGAGATCCAGTGACACAGCAGCACACGACGCCGTCCTCGGACGACGCCGACCAGGGTCCCGCCCCCACGGACGAGGCAGCCGACGGGACGTCGACGGGCGCGCAGGTGGCCGCCGACGCCCCGCAGGAGCAGACCGCGACGCCGCACGAGGACGACGGCGACGACACCGCGCAGCCGGCGACCGCCGACCTCGTCACGGACGAACCGGTCGTCGAGGACGCCGCTGCCGCTCCGGTGGACGAGCCCGTCGAGGACGCCGCGCCCGACGCCGTCACGCACGGCTCGCTCGCCGCCGAGATCGACGAGGCGCCCCCGACGCCCGACGACGCACCTGCCGCCGACGCGGCCGAGCCCGCCGACGCACCCGAGCCCGCCGACGCACCTGCCGCCGACGCGGCGGAGCCGGCCGAGGCGCCCGAGCCCGCCGAGGCGCCCACCGCCGACGCAGCTGCCGCCGACGTGGCCGAGCCCGCTAACGCACCCGAGCCCGCCGAGGCGCCCACCGCCGACGAGGCCGAGCCCGCCGACGCACCCGAGCCCGCCGACGAGGCCGAGCCCGCCGACGCGGCCGAGCCCGCTGAGCAGGCGGACGCCGGTGCGGCCGCCGAGCCCACGGACGAGGCAGCGGAGTCCGCCGACGAGGTCGCCGGAGCCACCGACGAGGCAGCCGAGCCCACCCAGCCGACGGACGGCGCGAGCACGGAGCCGGGCGCGTCCGACGACTCCCCCGCGACCCCGACGGCCCCGCGCCCCTCGCCCGCCTCGCTCCGCCACGTCGCGCGTCCCTCGGCGCGTCCGGTCGCCGCGGGCGCACCGGCGGCCGCACCCGTCGCACCGGTGGGCCCGCCGGTCGACCCGGCGGAGGCCGCGCGGGCGGCCGAGTTCGGCCGCGTCGACGAGGACGGCACCGTCTACGTCCGCGAGGCGGCCGGCGAGCGGGTCGTCGGGCAGTTCCCCGGCGCCACCCCGGAGGAGGCGCTGGCCCTGTACGTCCGCCGGTTCCTGGACCTGCAGGCGAAGGTCGTGCTGTTCGAGACCCGGCTGTCGGCCACCGACCTGGCGGTCAAGGAGATCGACCAGACGCTCACCAAGCTCGGTCAGGAGCTGACGGAGCCGGCGGCCGTGGGCGACCTCGACGCGCTGCGCGCCCGCCTCGACGCGCTGCGCGAGCGCGCCGCGGAGCGTCGCGTCCAGGCCGAGGCGGAGCGGCAGGCGGCGCGGGAGGCGGCCGTGGTGGCCCGCACGCAGATCGTCGAGGAGGCGGAGAAGATCGCCTCGACCGACCCGAGCCGGATCCAGTGGCGGCCCGCGGGCGAGCAGCTGCGGGCACTGCTCGAGCAGTGGAAGGACGCGCAGCGCCAGGGCCCGCGCATCGACCGGCCCACGGAGGAGTCGCTCTGGAAGCGGTTCAGCCACGCGCGGACCACGTTCGACCGGGAGCGGCGCCACTTCTTCGCCGAGCTCGAGTCGCGCAACGCCGAGGCCAAGGCCGCCAAGGAGGCGCTCGTCGCCGAGGCCGAGGCGCTCTCCGGCAGCACCGACTGGGGCGCCACGTCGGCGGCGTTCCGCGACCTCATGACGCGCTGGAAGGCGTCCGGCCGCGCGAACCGCCAGGTCGACGACGCCCTGTGGGCCCGGTTCCGTGGCGCGCAGGACGCGTTCTTCGCGGCGCGCGACGCCGCGAACCAGGCGGTCGACGCCGAGTTCCGCGCGAACCTCGAGGTCAAGGAGGCGCTGCTGGTCGAGGCGGAGGCGATCCTGCCCGTGCGCGACCTGACGGCCGCGAAGTCGGCGCTCCGCTCGATCCAGGACCGCTGGGAGACCGCGGGCAAGGTGCCGCGCGCGGACCTGCAGCGGGTCGAGGGACGCCTGCGCGCGGTGGAGTCCGCCGTGCGCGACGCCGAGAGCACGCAGTGGCGGCGCAGCAACCCCGAGACGCGCGCGCGCGCCGAGGGGGCCGCCGCGCAGCTCGAGCAGGCGATCGCCGCGCTCGAGAACGACCTGACGGCGGCGCAGGCCGCTGGGGACCAGCGCCGCATCGCGGAGGCGCAGGCCGCGCTCGACGCGCGCCGCGCGTGGCTCGAGCAGGTCCAGCGCGCGGCGGACGACGCCCGCGGCTGAGCCGCACGGTCCCGGCAGCCGACCGGGGCCACCGTGGGAGGGCGCCCGTCCACAGGACGGGCGCCCTCGGCGCGTCACGACCGTGCGGCGCGCCATCCTGGCGACGTGACGACCTCGCCGCCCCGCCCGCCGCTCGACCGCACGCAGACCGGCGCACGCGCCACCCGCACCGCCCCGGCGGTTCCCCGGGCGCTCGCGCGGCTGCGGCCCCGGCCGCTCACGCTGCCGGCGGTCGTGCACCGCGCCGACGTCGGTCCGCTGGCGTGGGCGGGCATGGTGGCCGACGGCCTCCTCGTGCCGCTGTGGGGGTCCGCGGCGCGGACCGCCGGCACGGCGGAGACGGCGCCGGCCCGCGCTGCTGCCGTGGCGTCGCTGGTCCCGGCCCGCGGCGCGGTGGGTCGCCTGACGGCTGTCTGGGTGCACACCGGCGGCACCGCGCCGCGCCGGGTGGACGTGCTGGTGCCCTCGGGCGCGCGCCGCCCCGACCCGCACCCGGACCGACGGATCGCGGAGGCCGCGCTCCCGACGACCGACCTCGCCGTGCTGGGGTCCGTCCGCGTCACGGCCCCGCTGCGGACCGTGTTGGACGTCGCCCGGTGGGAGGAGCGGGAGGCCGCCCGGGCGGCGGTCGCCCGGCTGGTCGTGCACTGCGGGGTCGACCTCGACGCGGCGGCCGCCGCTCTGGACCGGCTGGACGGGCACCGCGGGGTCCGCCGCGCACGCGAGCTGGTGCGCGAGGTGGCCGCCGTCGACGGCCGGCGCGCCGCCGTCAGGCCCGGATGACGGGCTCCTCGGCGGCGCGCGACCCGGTCACGCGGTAGACGTCGAAGACGCCCTCGACCTTGCGCACGGCCGCCAGGACCGACGCCAGGTGCGACGGCTCGGCCATCTCGAAGACGAACCGCGACAGCGCCACCCGGTCGCGCGACGTGGACACGGACGCCGAGAGGATGTTGACGTGGTGGTCGGACAGCACGCGGGTGACGTCCGAGAGGAGCCTGCTGCGGTCGAGCGCCTCCACCTGGATCTGCACGAGGAACAGCTGCGAGCTCGTGTGCGACCAGGCGACGTCGACGAGCCGCTCCGGCTGGCGGCGCAGCGCCTCGACGTTGATGCAGTCGGTGCGGTGCACGGAGACGCCCTGCCCGCGCGTGACGAACCCCAGGATCTCGTCGCCCGGCACCGGCGTGCAGCACTTCGCGAGCTTGACCCACACGTCGTCCACGCCCTTGACGACCACGCCGGGGTCCCCCGTGCGCACGCGCCGGGCGGGCTGGCCGGGGCGTGCCGACTCGGCGAGGTCCTCCTCGGCCGCCGGCTCGCCGCCGAGGGAGTGCACGAGCCGCTGCACGACGGACGCCGCCGACGCCTGCCCCTCGCCGACCGCCGCGTACAGCGCCGACACGTCGGCGAACCGCATCTCGTGCGCGAGCGCCAGGAGCGCCTCGTGCGACATGAGCCGCTGGATCGGCAGGTTCTGCTTGCGCATCGCCTTGGCGATGGCGTCCTTGCCGTGCTCGATCGCCTCCTCGCGGCGCTCCTTGGTGAACCACTGCCGGATCTTGTTGCGGGCGCGCGGGCTCTTGACGAAGCCGAGCCAGTCGCGGCTGGGCCCCGCCGTCTCGGAGCGCGAGGTGAAGATCTCGACGACGTCGCCGTTCTCGAGCGTCGAGTCCAGCGGCACGAGGCGGCCGTTGACGCGGGCGCCCATCGTGCGGTGGCCGACCTCGGTGTGCACCGCGTAGGCGAAGTCGACGGGCGTCGAACCCGCCGGCAGCGCCTGCACGTCACCCTTCGGCGTGAAGACGTAGACCTCGGCCCCGGCGATCTCGTCCCGGAGCAGGTCGAGGAACTCGGTGGGGTCGGACGTCTCGCGCTGCCAGTCGACGAGCTGGCGCAGCCACTGCATGTCGTTGCCGTCCTGCGCGCCGTCCTTGGCGTTCTCCTTGTACTTCCAGTGCGCCGCGACGCCGTACTCCGCGCGCCGGTGCATGTCGTGCGTGCGGATCTGGATCTCGACGGGCTTGCCGCCCGGGCCGATCACGGTCGTGTGCAGCGACTGGTACAGGTTGAACTTCGGCATGGCGATGTAGTCCTTGAACCGGCCGGGGACCGGGTTCCACCGCGCGTGCAGGGCACCGAGGGCCGCGTAGCAGTCGCGGACCGTGTCGACCAGGACGCGGACGCCCACGAGGTCGTAGATGTCGGCGAAGTCGCGGCCGCGCACGATCATCTTCTGGTAGATCGAGTAGTAGTGCTTGGGCCGGCCCGTCACCGTCGCCCGGATCTTCGCGCTGCGCAGGTCGGCGCCGACCTGGTCGCGGACCGTGGCGAGGTACTCCTCGCGCGCGGGGGCGCGCTCGGCGACGAGGTGGACGATCTCGTCGTACACCTTGGGGTAGAGCGTCGCGAACGAGAGGTCCTCGAGCTCCCACTTGATGGTGTTCATGCCGAGCCGGTGCGCGAGCGGCGCGTAGATCTCGAGGGTCTCGCGCGCCTTCTTCTCGGCGGAGGCCGCCGCGACGAACTTCCAGGTGCGGGCGTTGTGCAGCCGGTCGGCGAGCTTGATCACGAGGACCCGGATGTCGCGCGACATCGCCACGACCATCTTCCGGACGGTCTCCGCCTGCGCGGCGTCGCCGTAGGCCACCTTGTCGAGCTTCGTGACGCCGTCGACGAGCATGGCGACCTCGGGCCCGAACTCGCGGCGCAGCTGCTCCAGCGAGTAGTCCGTGTCCTCGACCGTGTCGTGCAGCAGGGCGGCGACGAGCGTGGACGGCGTCATGCCCAGCTCCGCGAGGATCGTCGCGACGGCGACGGGGTGCGTGATGTAGGGGTCGCCGCTCTTGCGCATCTGGCCGCGGTGCGCCCGCTCCGCGACGACGTACGCCTGCTCGATCGCCGAGAGGTCGGCCTTCGGGTGGTTCATGCGCACGGCCTGCAGCACCGGCTCCAGGGCCGGGTAGGTCGCCGCCGACCGGCCCGACAGGCGCGCGAGGCGTGCCCGGACGCGGCTGGTGGACGACGCCGCGCCGTCCCCGCCCTCGCCGGCCGCCGGTACCCCCGTGCCGGGCGTCTGCCCGGTCGCGGGCGACTCGCCCGCGGGAGTGGGCGCGGCCGCGTCCGGCGGCCCGGCCTTGACCTTCTCGTTCACGGCACCCCCTCCCCTGACCCGTCGCCACGGACCGGCGCCGCCCGCCGTCCTCGGACGGCAGACGGTGCGGTCCTGGTCGAACGAGTCTACGTCCGCAGGTCACGACACCCGCACGCGGGCGGTCCGCACGGGTGACCCGCGGTCGCGGCCGCGGGTCGCAGCCGCGCTCCGCGGGTCAGAGCGTGAGGAGCACGTCCACGGCGCGGCCCGGCAGCAGGTCGCGCCCGCGCAGCGCCCCGAGCTCCACGAGGAAGCTCAGGCCGACGACCTCGGCACCGCAGCGCTCCAGGAGGTCGACGGTCGCGGCGGCGGTGCCCCCCGTGGCGAGGACGTCGTCGATGACCAGCACGCGGGAGCCGTCCGGGACGGTGAACGGCTGCACCTCGACCGTCGCCGTCCCGTACTCGAGCGCGTACGTCGCCGAGGCGACCGGACCGGGGAGCTTGCCGGCCTTGCGGACCGGCACCACGCCGGCACCGAGCGCCATCGCCACCGGTGCCGCGAGCAGGAACCCGCGGGCCTCCATGCCCGCGACGAGGTCGATCGGGCCCGGGGCGTCCGCCGCCAGCGCGGCCACCACCTCCGCGAAGACCACCGGGTCGGCGAGCAGCGGCATGATGTCGCGGAACAGCACGCCCGGCTCCGGGAAGTCCGGCACCGTCCGCATGAGGCCGTCGACGCGGCGCACGAGGTCCGCGCGTGCCCCCTCGGTCAGCGCGCTCACCGCTGCTTCCGCCGGGGCTGCGCCGCCTGACCCAGGTGTCCTCCGGGGCGCAGCGCCGCCGTGGCACGCGGTGCGCCCGCGAGGACGCCCTCGTGCTCGCCGCCCTCCGTCGCCGCGGCCGCGCGCCGCGCCAGCACCTCGGCGGTGTGCTTGCGCACCGCGGGCTCGCGCTCACGCAGCGACACCTCGAGCGGCGTCGCGAGGAAGATCGACGAGTACGTGCCGACGAGCATGCCGACGAAGAGCGACAGCGCGATGTCACGCAGCGTCCCCGCGCCGAGGATGAACGCGCCGACGACGAGGATCGACAGGACCGGCAGCAGCGCCACGACCGACGTGTTGATCGACCGGACGAGCGTCTGGTTCATCGCCAGGTTCGCCTTCTCGGCGTACGTGAACCGGGTCTGGACCAGCGCGTCCGCGGTGTTCTCCCGCACCTTGTCGAAGACCACGACCGTGTCGTAGATCGAGTAGGCGAGGATCGTCAGGAACCCGATGACGGTGGCGGGCGTGACCTCCCAGCCGACGGCGGCGTAGATGCCCATCGTCACGATGAGGTCGTGGAACAGCGCGATGATCGCGGCGGCGGCCATCCGCCAGTTCCGGAAGTACAGCGTCATCGCGCCCATGACGAGCAGCAGGAACACGCCCAGGCCGGTGATGGCCTTCTCGGACACGTCCTGGCCCCACGTCGGGCCGATGAACTCGCTCGTCACGTCCTCGGTCGGCACGTCGTACGCGGCGGCCAGCGCGTCGCGCACCTCGGCGACCTCCGAGGACGCGAGCTGCGCGGTCTGGATCCGCAGCGAGTCGCCACCGACGGTGGTCACGCGGGCCACCTCGTCCGGGGCGACGGACTGCACCGTCTCGACGGCGAGGTCCTGGTCGAGGTTCGCGGCATCCGACACCGTGAACTGCGAGCCGCCCCGGAAGTCGATGCCGGGGTTGAGCCCCGGGCGCACGAGCAGCACGAGCGAGACGAGGACGAGCAGGCCGGAGAACAGGTAGAAGCGTCGGCGGTTGCCGACCACGTCGTACGAGCGCTTCCCGGTGTAGAGGTCGTTGCCCCACTGGGCGAATCCGGAGGCCATCAGTGGTCGCTCCCCTCGGGGCGCCCGGAGGGCGCGTCGGTCGTGGACCTGCCGGCGTCGGGCCCGTCGTCGGCGTCGGCCGGCCCGCTCGGATCTGCCTGCGCGGCACGGGCGGCCGCCCGGCGCTCGGCGATGGTGAGGCCTCCGACGCCGGCCGCGACGGGCTGCTCGCGGCGGACGGGCGCCTTCGGGTCGGCCGGCGCGTCGAGCGCGCCCACCCGGGTGCCGGCGGGGGTCGGTCCGGCGGCGCCGGTACTCACGCGGCCACGGCCGGTGTAGCGCACGCGCGGTGTGTCGACGCCGAGGCGGCGCGGGTCGAGCCCGGAGGCGGGGTGGCCCTCGGCGAAGAACCGGGTCCGCGCGAGCAGCTGCATGAGCGGGCGCGTGAACCAGAAGACGATGAGCAGGTCGACCAGCGTCGTCAGGCCCAGCGTGAACGCGAAGCCGCGCACGCCGCCCACGGCCAGCACGTAGAGCACGACGGCCGCGAGGAAGTTCACGGCGTCCGACGCGATGATCGTGCGCCGCGCGCGCTCCCACCCGCGGTCGACCGCCGCGGCGAGCGAGCGCCCGTCACGCAGCTCGTCGCGGATGCGCTCGAAGTAGACGATGAACGAGTCGGCCGTGACACCGATGCCGACGATGACACCGGCGACGCCGGGCAGCGAGAGCCGGTACCCCTGGGTCCAGGACATCAGCGTGATGAC is a genomic window containing:
- the secF gene encoding protein translocase subunit SecF, whose translation is MASGFAQWGNDLYTGKRSYDVVGNRRRFYLFSGLLVLVSLVLLVRPGLNPGIDFRGGSQFTVSDAANLDQDLAVETVQSVAPDEVARVTTVGGDSLRIQTAQLASSEVAEVRDALAAAYDVPTEDVTSEFIGPTWGQDVSEKAITGLGVFLLLVMGAMTLYFRNWRMAAAAIIALFHDLIVTMGIYAAVGWEVTPATVIGFLTILAYSIYDTVVVFDKVRENTADALVQTRFTYAEKANLAMNQTLVRSINTSVVALLPVLSILVVGAFILGAGTLRDIALSLFVGMLVGTYSSIFLATPLEVSLREREPAVRKHTAEVLARRAAAATEGGEHEGVLAGAPRATAALRPGGHLGQAAQPRRKQR
- a CDS encoding adenine phosphoribosyltransferase — encoded protein: MTEGARADLVRRVDGLMRTVPDFPEPGVLFRDIMPLLADPVVFAEVVAALAADAPGPIDLVAGMEARGFLLAAPVAMALGAGVVPVRKAGKLPGPVASATYALEYGTATVEVQPFTVPDGSRVLVIDDVLATGGTAAATVDLLERCGAEVVGLSFLVELGALRGRDLLPGRAVDVLLTL
- a CDS encoding type IV toxin-antitoxin system AbiEi family antitoxin, with amino-acid sequence MTTSPPRPPLDRTQTGARATRTAPAVPRALARLRPRPLTLPAVVHRADVGPLAWAGMVADGLLVPLWGSAARTAGTAETAPARAAAVASLVPARGAVGRLTAVWVHTGGTAPRRVDVLVPSGARRPDPHPDRRIAEAALPTTDLAVLGSVRVTAPLRTVLDVARWEEREAARAAVARLVVHCGVDLDAAAAALDRLDGHRGVRRARELVREVAAVDGRRAAVRPG
- a CDS encoding RelA/SpoT family protein, which encodes MNEKVKAGPPDAAAPTPAGESPATGQTPGTGVPAAGEGGDGAASSTSRVRARLARLSGRSAATYPALEPVLQAVRMNHPKADLSAIEQAYVVAERAHRGQMRKSGDPYITHPVAVATILAELGMTPSTLVAALLHDTVEDTDYSLEQLRREFGPEVAMLVDGVTKLDKVAYGDAAQAETVRKMVVAMSRDIRVLVIKLADRLHNARTWKFVAAASAEKKARETLEIYAPLAHRLGMNTIKWELEDLSFATLYPKVYDEIVHLVAERAPAREEYLATVRDQVGADLRSAKIRATVTGRPKHYYSIYQKMIVRGRDFADIYDLVGVRVLVDTVRDCYAALGALHARWNPVPGRFKDYIAMPKFNLYQSLHTTVIGPGGKPVEIQIRTHDMHRRAEYGVAAHWKYKENAKDGAQDGNDMQWLRQLVDWQRETSDPTEFLDLLRDEIAGAEVYVFTPKGDVQALPAGSTPVDFAYAVHTEVGHRTMGARVNGRLVPLDSTLENGDVVEIFTSRSETAGPSRDWLGFVKSPRARNKIRQWFTKERREEAIEHGKDAIAKAMRKQNLPIQRLMSHEALLALAHEMRFADVSALYAAVGEGQASAASVVQRLVHSLGGEPAAEEDLAESARPGQPARRVRTGDPGVVVKGVDDVWVKLAKCCTPVPGDEILGFVTRGQGVSVHRTDCINVEALRRQPERLVDVAWSHTSSQLFLVQIQVEALDRSRLLSDVTRVLSDHHVNILSASVSTSRDRVALSRFVFEMAEPSHLASVLAAVRKVEGVFDVYRVTGSRAAEEPVIRA
- a CDS encoding peptidylprolyl isomerase, with product MAVNSKREYERRRYEKWQARQAAADARRKRQRVIAASLVGALVIGTGVVAALTLTQDDAAPQTAETATTAPTPAPTYPARTGNGGVVPDAATAEGRTWTGTITTSAGPVEVELDGAAAPQAVANFVTLAAEGYFDGTLCHRLVPAGIFVLQCGDPTATGTGGPGYSWGPVENAPADDVYPAGTLAMARVGNDAQSMGSQFFLVYEDSTIPSDTAGGYTVFGRITSGLDVVQAIADAGTQPGSERPVQDVIIEGVEIQ
- a CDS encoding MBL fold metallo-hydrolase — its product is MEILTVVAPVFGARCSVVVGADGSCVVVDAGAGVGPQVRALVAQRGLRPRAVLATHGHADHTWDAPGLAAAWDVPVVLHAADAYRLDDPFGTLGVLDPRHDPRGPLAQALAGAGVDVAAWRAPERVEVFGSSSGPRSPDVELVWDDVRLVARHAPGHTEGSTLYLLETDGAAPTVLSGDVLFAGSIGRTDLPGGDDAAMATTLRDVVATLPPDAVVLPGHGPGTDVRTELATNPYLVRPR
- a CDS encoding DUF349 domain-containing protein; this translates as MTQQHTTPSSDDADQGPAPTDEAADGTSTGAQVAADAPQEQTATPHEDDGDDTAQPATADLVTDEPVVEDAAAAPVDEPVEDAAPDAVTHGSLAAEIDEAPPTPDDAPAADAAEPADAPEPADAPAADAAEPAEAPEPAEAPTADAAAADVAEPANAPEPAEAPTADEAEPADAPEPADEAEPADAAEPAEQADAGAAAEPTDEAAESADEVAGATDEAAEPTQPTDGASTEPGASDDSPATPTAPRPSPASLRHVARPSARPVAAGAPAAAPVAPVGPPVDPAEAARAAEFGRVDEDGTVYVREAAGERVVGQFPGATPEEALALYVRRFLDLQAKVVLFETRLSATDLAVKEIDQTLTKLGQELTEPAAVGDLDALRARLDALRERAAERRVQAEAERQAAREAAVVARTQIVEEAEKIASTDPSRIQWRPAGEQLRALLEQWKDAQRQGPRIDRPTEESLWKRFSHARTTFDRERRHFFAELESRNAEAKAAKEALVAEAEALSGSTDWGATSAAFRDLMTRWKASGRANRQVDDALWARFRGAQDAFFAARDAANQAVDAEFRANLEVKEALLVEAEAILPVRDLTAAKSALRSIQDRWETAGKVPRADLQRVEGRLRAVESAVRDAESTQWRRSNPETRARAEGAAAQLEQAIAALENDLTAAQAAGDQRRIAEAQAALDARRAWLEQVQRAADDARG